A portion of the Methanomicrobia archaeon genome contains these proteins:
- a CDS encoding prenyltransferase has product MTRTKDILAGWLELSGFPKFTTSMIPFLLGAVVAWVEDPGTFDGPVLAISLLAVFLISEFCFVLNASSIYADLKRKGFDPDHIAGASRLHNTAASGRFNAFAKGLITAKQADIGAYLCVVAAIPLGVLLQFRFHTGILTLPIGLIGIFIAYAYSRGPRLSYHGLGEVAITTGVGWITVFSGYYLQAGHVSWLPTIVALPWVIDVFKLKITREIPDFECDGLINRRNLVVRWGKHVAASLYLPLTLCSWLTFIPLLFLDIGIPYPLFLLLVLPMYFTAKSFRLIPAFKSSLNKGSSKEAIKKQVKAITKNAFTGMILIPVALIVILGVAAVL; this is encoded by the coding sequence ATGACGCGAACGAAAGATATACTCGCCGGCTGGCTTGAGCTTTCTGGATTCCCAAAGTTCACAACTTCCATGATTCCCTTTCTCCTGGGCGCGGTCGTCGCCTGGGTCGAAGACCCCGGTACCTTTGACGGCCCGGTACTCGCAATCTCGTTGCTTGCCGTATTCCTGATTTCCGAGTTCTGCTTTGTGCTCAATGCGAGCAGCATCTACGCCGATCTAAAGCGAAAAGGATTCGATCCCGATCATATCGCGGGCGCAAGCAGGCTTCATAATACCGCGGCCAGCGGCCGATTCAACGCATTCGCGAAGGGGCTGATAACGGCGAAGCAGGCGGATATCGGCGCGTATCTCTGTGTCGTGGCTGCGATACCGCTCGGCGTGCTCTTGCAGTTCCGTTTCCATACCGGGATTCTGACGCTGCCCATCGGTCTCATCGGTATCTTCATTGCGTACGCTTATTCACGCGGCCCGCGGCTCTCGTACCACGGCCTGGGCGAAGTAGCGATAACGACCGGTGTAGGCTGGATAACGGTCTTCAGCGGCTACTATCTGCAAGCAGGCCACGTGAGCTGGCTCCCGACGATCGTCGCCCTGCCCTGGGTGATCGACGTCTTCAAGCTGAAAATAACGCGCGAAATACCGGATTTCGAGTGCGACGGGTTAATAAACCGCAGGAACCTGGTTGTTCGCTGGGGCAAGCACGTGGCGGCCAGCCTGTATCTACCGCTGACACTGTGCTCCTGGCTCACATTTATCCCCCTGCTCTTCCTCGATATCGGCATCCCCTACCCGCTTTTTCTGCTGCTCGTGCTACCGATGTACTTCACGGCAAAGAGCTTTCGGCTCATACCAGCATTTAAAAGCAGTTTGAACAAAGGGAGCAGCAAAGAGGCAATCAAGAAACAAGTCAAAGCGATAACGAAGAATGCCTTCACGGGCATGATTCTGATTCCTGTTGCACTCATCGTGATTCTTGGGGTTGCGGCGGTGCTGTGA